A part of Blastopirellula marina genomic DNA contains:
- a CDS encoding immunity 22 family protein has translation MLVENDNSVCVWLGNLTPHEFAEYIDREEISRATPLNPFAVDMHDYFYDRELLTGNLVPDPISIEALLHPLAFSPSYCHAVHAAAEQMGIQSANCVVALLRHELHIEQWPATSPLDFVGNFELAHCEEKRS, from the coding sequence ATGCTGGTCGAAAACGACAATTCCGTTTGTGTGTGGCTGGGCAATCTTACTCCGCATGAATTTGCCGAGTACATCGATCGCGAGGAGATCTCGCGTGCCACTCCTCTTAATCCATTCGCGGTCGATATGCACGATTACTTCTATGATCGTGAGCTATTAACGGGCAACCTGGTGCCTGATCCGATTTCGATTGAAGCGCTTCTGCACCCGCTGGCGTTCTCTCCTTCCTACTGCCATGCCGTGCATGCGGCTGCCGAGCAAATGGGAATTCAATCGGCCAACTGCGTCGTTGCTTTGTTAAGGCATGAACTGCACATCGAACAGTGGCCAGCGACCTCTCCGCTTGATTTTGTGGGGAATTTTGAATTGGCACACTGCGAGGAGAAACGTTCCTAA
- a CDS encoding acyltransferase family protein: MIIPWEAVPMTSGPEIAVDDNLETTSTGETPEKPAKPVRFRSLDVFRGASVALMILVNNPGSWSAMYPPLQHASWHGCTPTDLVFPFFLFAVGNALAFVLEKTRDLPAYQVIWRILQRTVLIFVIGFLLGYFPFVYWNEAGDLAWKALEDRRIMGVLQRIALSYGGAAILIWLLARGGQTKWVLSAATLILVGYWIACWWLGDPADPYSLEGYIGTQIDRDLFGEKHLYHGEGVPFDPEGLLGTIPSIAQVMIGWWVGVTMIRSEKNLALIGRLAIVGVHLLAIAYFWQFLFPLNKKIWTSTFVLHTCGLATLVLAAIVFWLDVPAKQDGSFPRLASASRWVLGGVFRFFEVFGKNPLFIFVFSSLVVKTLAMFRWHPVGSNGWTSTLPWLYQNVFTWEGVDPRLGSFLYSVSLLVVYWLIVAVMDWRKIYVKV; this comes from the coding sequence ATGATCATTCCCTGGGAAGCCGTACCGATGACGAGCGGGCCTGAGATCGCTGTTGACGACAACTTGGAAACGACTTCAACGGGGGAAACGCCTGAGAAGCCAGCCAAGCCGGTTCGGTTTCGCTCGCTCGATGTGTTTCGCGGGGCGTCGGTCGCCCTGATGATTCTGGTGAACAATCCTGGTTCGTGGTCGGCCATGTATCCACCGCTTCAGCATGCCTCGTGGCATGGCTGCACGCCGACCGATCTGGTGTTTCCGTTCTTCCTGTTTGCGGTGGGGAACGCGTTGGCCTTTGTGCTGGAGAAAACGCGTGACTTGCCGGCTTACCAGGTGATCTGGCGGATCTTGCAACGAACGGTGCTGATCTTTGTGATTGGTTTTCTGCTGGGCTATTTCCCGTTTGTCTATTGGAACGAAGCAGGCGACCTGGCTTGGAAGGCATTGGAAGACCGCCGCATCATGGGCGTGCTTCAGCGAATTGCGCTCAGCTACGGCGGGGCGGCGATCCTGATTTGGCTGTTGGCCCGCGGCGGTCAGACGAAGTGGGTGCTCAGCGCGGCGACGCTGATTCTGGTTGGCTACTGGATCGCTTGCTGGTGGCTGGGTGATCCGGCCGATCCTTATAGTTTGGAAGGATACATCGGTACGCAGATCGACCGAGACCTATTCGGCGAGAAGCATCTTTATCACGGCGAAGGGGTTCCCTTCGATCCGGAAGGGCTGCTGGGTACGATCCCTTCGATCGCCCAAGTGATGATTGGCTGGTGGGTCGGCGTCACCATGATTCGCAGCGAAAAGAACCTGGCCCTCATTGGCCGCTTGGCCATTGTGGGTGTGCATCTGTTAGCTATCGCCTACTTCTGGCAGTTTCTCTTCCCACTGAATAAGAAGATCTGGACGTCGACCTTCGTGCTGCATACCTGCGGGCTGGCAACGCTGGTATTGGCCGCGATTGTGTTTTGGCTCGATGTTCCCGCGAAACAAGATGGCAGCTTTCCCCGTCTGGCATCCGCATCGCGGTGGGTACTGGGGGGCGTGTTCCGCTTCTTCGAGGTGTTCGGTAAGAACCCGCTGTTTATCTTCGTGTTCAGCTCGCTGGTCGTGAAGACCTTGGCCATGTTTCGCTGGCACCCGGTCGGCAGCAATGGGTGGACCAGTACGCTGCCGTGGCTTTACCAGAATGTCTTTACTTGGGAAGGCGTCGACCCGCGTCTGGGATCGTTCTTGTACAGCGTTAGTCTTTTGGTTGTGTACTGGCTGATCGTG
- a CDS encoding sulfatase, which produces MPHKLLLLLAALLGFAYAIPSAHAAERPPNVVMIFIDDMGYADIGPFGAKAYKTPNLDKMAAEGRTFTDFYVPQAVCSASRAGLMTGCYNVRVGIQGALGPNAKIGINPDEMTMAELCKQKGYATACYGKWHLGDRQPFLPLQNGFDDYFGLPYSNDMWPYHPGVRHLSMEERVKRWPHLPLYDKNEVVNAQVDEKAQEQLTTQYTEKAVAFIDKNKDNPFFLYVPHSMVHVPLYVSDKFKGKSGAGLFGDVVMEVDWSVGQIIDALHRNKLDDNTLVIFTSDNGPWLSYGDHAGSAGPLREGKGTMWDGGCREPTIMKWPGKIPAGTVCHTPAMTIDIFPTIAELIGAKLPEKPIDGKNIWPLMAGQPGAKSPHEAYYFYYGSGLKAVRSGRWKLVFPHEYRTLNGRPGGTGGIPTNYEQAKTPLALFDLESDPGESKNLVDEHPDVVQRLEKLADGIREKLGDSHRNIKGKENRPPGRV; this is translated from the coding sequence ATGCCGCATAAGCTTCTACTCCTTCTCGCCGCTCTGCTTGGCTTCGCCTACGCAATTCCCTCGGCACATGCCGCCGAGCGTCCACCGAATGTGGTCATGATTTTCATCGACGACATGGGGTACGCCGACATTGGGCCATTCGGAGCGAAGGCGTACAAAACGCCGAATCTCGACAAGATGGCAGCCGAAGGACGGACGTTTACCGACTTCTACGTTCCGCAGGCCGTTTGTTCGGCATCGCGAGCGGGCCTCATGACGGGCTGCTACAACGTACGAGTCGGCATCCAAGGAGCCCTTGGCCCGAATGCTAAAATCGGGATCAACCCGGACGAGATGACCATGGCCGAACTGTGCAAGCAGAAGGGCTACGCCACCGCGTGCTACGGGAAGTGGCACTTGGGAGATCGCCAACCGTTTCTACCACTGCAAAATGGTTTCGACGATTATTTTGGCCTGCCTTACTCGAACGACATGTGGCCCTACCATCCTGGCGTGCGTCATCTTTCGATGGAAGAACGCGTGAAGCGTTGGCCGCATTTGCCGCTGTACGACAAGAACGAAGTGGTCAACGCCCAGGTCGATGAAAAAGCCCAAGAGCAACTGACCACGCAGTACACCGAAAAGGCGGTTGCCTTCATCGACAAAAACAAGGACAACCCGTTCTTCCTGTATGTACCCCACAGCATGGTCCATGTGCCGCTTTACGTTTCCGACAAATTCAAAGGCAAATCGGGTGCTGGACTGTTTGGTGACGTGGTGATGGAGGTCGACTGGTCGGTCGGGCAGATCATCGACGCGCTTCACCGCAACAAGCTCGACGACAACACGCTGGTGATCTTCACTTCCGACAACGGACCGTGGCTTTCGTACGGCGATCACGCCGGAAGTGCAGGCCCGCTGCGTGAAGGGAAGGGGACCATGTGGGATGGGGGCTGCCGCGAGCCAACCATCATGAAGTGGCCCGGCAAAATCCCCGCTGGCACCGTTTGTCACACGCCGGCGATGACGATCGATATCTTTCCAACGATTGCCGAATTGATCGGCGCGAAACTTCCCGAGAAGCCGATCGATGGCAAGAACATTTGGCCGCTGATGGCGGGCCAGCCCGGTGCCAAGTCGCCGCACGAAGCGTACTACTTTTATTACGGCAGCGGGCTGAAAGCGGTCCGCAGTGGCAGGTGGAAGCTGGTCTTCCCGCACGAATATCGCACGCTCAATGGACGCCCTGGCGGAACTGGCGGCATCCCCACGAACTACGAACAAGCCAAGACCCCGCTGGCCTTGTTCGACCTGGAATCAGACCCTGGCGAATCGAAGAACCTGGTCGACGAACACCCTGACGTCGTCCAGCGTCTCGAAAAGCTAGCCGATGGTATCCGCGAAAAGCTCGGCGATTCTCATCGCAATATCAAAGGAAAAGAAAACCGACCGCCAGGGCGGGTTTAA
- a CDS encoding DUF6891 domain-containing protein, which yields MLSQETRTEIAVMVRYGFYGHGQLVEIFTEEMYAPGELDPKEVVVAIDAQFAEYELEKLQYPDVTDCDRLDTAFSLMSEQGIIAIQNAGYTQSDGYDDVRDFYARCRDQDSILGYCFYHGQDLERAVLGQGLYFAFGPIQPADEQTVGVEVGNIVRSSLEQAGLSVNWDGTFEKRLSVPKLVWQKR from the coding sequence ATGCTCTCACAGGAAACGCGGACCGAAATTGCGGTGATGGTTCGATACGGTTTTTACGGTCATGGACAACTCGTCGAGATATTTACCGAAGAGATGTACGCCCCTGGGGAGTTAGATCCGAAAGAAGTTGTTGTGGCGATCGACGCTCAGTTTGCTGAATACGAACTAGAGAAGCTTCAATACCCAGACGTTACCGATTGTGATCGTCTGGATACTGCTTTCTCTTTAATGAGTGAACAAGGTATCATCGCGATTCAGAATGCCGGTTACACACAAAGTGATGGCTATGATGACGTTCGTGACTTCTACGCCCGTTGTCGCGATCAAGATTCGATCCTCGGGTATTGCTTCTATCATGGCCAAGATCTTGAGCGGGCGGTTCTAGGGCAAGGACTCTATTTCGCGTTTGGGCCGATCCAGCCTGCGGATGAACAAACAGTTGGCGTTGAAGTCGGTAACATTGTCCGATCGTCATTGGAACAAGCGGGCCTATCAGTGAATTGGGATGGGACGTTTGAGAAGCGACTAAGTGTGCCCAAACTTGTATGGCAAAAGCGTTGA